DNA sequence from the Timaviella obliquedivisa GSE-PSE-MK23-08B genome:
GATAAAGGCAAGGCGTTCTACGTTCTAACCCACTATCCGGCAGAATATGCAGATGGCTTTGAGCCGCGATCGGCGGTGATTTTAGAGAATTTGCAGTTTAGAGAGTAGAGAAGGTTCACATGGTGTTCATCCCCATTCTGTTTGCTCAAACCCAGCCTGCTTTAGTCAATTCTATGAAGATTACTCCAGTCGCGGCTTTAGAACGTCTCTTTACCTCTCCGTCACCAAAAGCTGAATGGTTCGCAGACTCCTTCCTCAGTCAGGTGCCGTTGACTCAAGTCGAGCAGATTGTTACAGAGTTTCAGACCTTGCTGGGGGCTTATAAGTCGGTTCAACCTGACAATGAGGGGTATTTAGTTCAGTTTGATAAGGGAAAGTTATTAGCTCAAGTCTCGCTTAACGAGGCAGGGCAAATTACTGGACTGTTATTGCAGCCTCGTTCAGATGCGATCGCCCCAACTGAAGCCATTAAACAACTCCAAGCCCTCCCCGGTCAAACCAATCTGCTGATCGTCGAAGGCGATACCGAACTCGCCGCCCATAATGCCGATCAACCCCTTGCCGTAGGTTCCGCCTTCAAACTTGCCGTCCTCGCTGCCTTACGGGAACAGATCGAGAGAGGCGATCGCTCTTGGCGTGACGTTGTAGAACTCCGACCTGAAGACAAAAGCCTACCGAGCGGCATTCTACAAACCTGGTTCGATGGTGCGCTTCTGACGGTGCAAACTTTAGCAACGCTCATGATTTCTCAAAGCGATAATACTGCCACTGATACCTTAATTCATTCACTGGGAAGAGAGGCGATCTCTTCGAGTTACCCGCAAGGGGTCGCTCCTTTCGCTGCCCGTAACCGTCCCTTCCTAACCACACGAGAATTCTTCGCCCTTAAAAATCCTGATAATGAGGCGTTGCTCAAGCGCTATCAAACGGGCAACATTCAGCAAAAAAACCAAGTTTTAACTGAACTTGCGTCCGCGCCCCTCCCAGATGCCAGCGTATTTGAAGGTCAGCCCATTCTCCTAGACGTAGAGTGGTTTTTCTCTCCCCGCGAACTCTGTGAGTTAATGCAAAAGGTTGCAGACTTGCCACTCATGAGCGTCAATCCAGGAGGTGGCTTAGTGAATCCTGCTCACTGGCAGCGCGTTTCCTTTAAAGGCGGCTCTGAACCTGGGGTGATCAATCTCACCACCTCGTTAGTTTCTCTCAGTGGAAAAACTTACTGCGTTTCTGCAACTTGGAATAACCCAGATGCAGTTCTAGACGAAACCAGTTTCCTGACTCTTTACAGCGGCATCCTTGAAGGATTGCGCGCCCAGTAACCCGTAATAAAGAGGTAAGCAAGTTACAAGAGATTATCCTTTCATTGCTTCTAATAATGCTGTTAATGCTTTATCTTCGTGGGAATTCACCTGCCGATCTAACAGCGCAATGCCAACCGCTTTGGAAAGAGCGATCGCCGCCACATCTGGGTCTAATCCCTCTATCAAAATCTCCAACGACTGCGGTACTTTTAATGCTGCCCTAATTCCCAGCAGCATTCCTTCCTCAAATCCTAGCCTTTGCAACTGCGGAGCCAGCCCCTCCCAATTCGCATCCGGTTCTCCCGCCTGAATCATGTACGCTAACAGTCGTTGAAGCTTGCGCTCTTGCTGTTCAGTCATCATCGAAGCTGAAGATGGGGCGACCCCTTGCGGATCACTCGAAGCGATCGCCTTTCCCTGATCTAAATTTGTCAAAATCTTCTGCCAGTCCTGTGCCTCACAAGCGATCGGCTTCCCCACCGTCAAACAAACCTGAATCTGATTCGTTGCCGTGTCCAAATGCGTCACATGCGCCTGAACGCCCAAGAAGCCAAGCCACTGGGCGATCGTCGTCATCAGCGTTGAACGAGTCGCCTGACTGTTAGCAAGTAGACGAATTTGAGTACGAACCATTGGACTCACAAGTTGCGACAACATAGAGGCATCGTGGGGGTGTAAGAGTAAGTTCAATCTACACATTAGGATAGCGAAAGCCTGGATTCTGGCAATTGTGCTACCAGAATAGATTGCTGATTTTCCCAGGTGAGTTTGGCAAAGCATTCTGGGAACAATCAACCTAACTGTAATCAAACACTTGCCTCAGCTATGACTAATTCCTCGTCTCAGCGGCGTGCCCTGGTCGTACAACACAACTTTTCGCCGTTCAATAACAAGCTGATCCAATCTGGCTATGCCAGCAAGGAACAGATGCAACAAGCCTTGGTCGATAGCCGCAAAACAGGAAGACCCCTGACTGACGTACTAGCAATGATTACAGGGCAACAACTGCCCCCCGATCTGCTGCGCCAATACAAAAAGCAACAGCTCTTTGAACTCAAAATTCTCTACGGCGTTGAATCCCTCGACCCCGAAATTAGCCAGATTAGCTCCAATCAACTGACCCAGTTGATCGATGGGCTCATCCCCGTAGATGTATGTCGTCGCTACCGCCTCATTCCTCTCTCCCGCAACGACGACGAGCCGCCCTCTGTGCTGGTGGCAATGGTTAACCCCGACGACCTTGCAGCCCAAGACGACCTCAACCGCATCCTTCGCCCTCAAGGGTTGAGCTTACAGCGCATGGTCATCACTGCAGAAGACTATCAGCGCCTAATTTCTCAGTTTTTAGATGAACGAGACGAGAAACAAAGAGAAATCGAGTTTCATGCCAAGGTCGATGTCAAGTCAGATCTCGAAAGCCTCGACTACATGGATCTGGAAGAACCTGCTGACGATGCAGAATCCAACCTCGATGCCGCTCTTGCTGATGCCGATGCTGCCCCTGTCATTGCCCTTGCCAACAAGATTCTAGTCAAAGCTCTCCAAGAAGGCGTTTCAGATATTCACATTGAACCTCAAGAAGAATACCTGCGCATCCGCTTCCGCAAAGATGGCGTTCTCCGCGAGGCATTCGACCCACTGCCTAAGAAAATCATCCAGGCAGTGACTGCCCGCTTCAAAATCATTTCTAATCTGGATATTGCCGAACGTCGGATGCCCCAAGACGGTCGGATTCGGCGGATCTTTGACGGACGAAAGGTGGACTTCCGAGTCAACACACTACCCAGTCGCTACGGCGAAAAAGTTGTACTCCGAATTCTCGACAACTCTACCACCCAACTTGGACTCGACAAGCTCATTACCGATATGGACACGCTCCACATCGTTCAAGAAATGGTGTCTCGTCCGTTTGGTCTTATTCTGGTCACAGGACCTACCGGATCGGGCAAAACCACCACGCTTTACTCGGCGCTTGCAGAACGCAACGACCCTGGTGTTAACATCAGCACTGCCGAAGATCCGATCGAGTATTCCTTGCCCGGTTTAACCCAAGTCCAGGTCATTCGAGAAAAAGGCATGGATTTTGCTTCCATTCTGCGGGCGTTCTTGCGGCAAGATCCAGACGTGATTCTAGTGGGTGAAACGCGAGATAAAGAAACTGCCAAAACGGCGATCGAAGCTGCACTGACAGGGCACCTGGTCTTAACCACTCTACACACCAACGACGCAGCCAGTGCTGTCGCTCGTTTAGATGAAATGGGCGTAGAGTCCTTCATGGTTTCTAGCTCACTCATTGGCGTACTGGCACAGCGGCTAGTGCGAAAGGTGTGTTCAGAATGCCGCGTTCCCTACACTCCAACCGCCGAAGAGCTAGGGCGATACGGGCTTTCCAGTTCTTCTGATGCTGGAATGATGCTTTATAAAGCCAATTCTCTAACGCCTGAAGCGACACAGCAGGCGATCGCCAGCAACACTCTTTGCACCACCTGCAAAGGCGTGGGCTATAAAGGACGCTGCGGCGTTTACGAAGTGATGCGAGTCACCGAGAGAGTACAAGCCCTGATTACTCAAGGCGCACCCACCGAACATATCAAAGAAGCAGCCGTTGAAGAAGGCATGAAAACTCTTCTCGCCTATAGCCTCGATCTGGTTCGCCAAGGCTCTACGACCTTAGAAGAAGTCGATCGCGTCACTTTCACCGACACCGGATTACAAGCCGAACTCAAAGCTAAGCGCAAAAGCTCCCTCACCTGTCGCTGTTGCACCGCCGAACTCAAACAAGAGTGGCTGGAATGCCCTTACTGCACTACGTCCCGGTTCCAAGACTAAATCTATCAAGACTTCTAGAACGTACACCACTCAATAGCGACCTGATTTTAGCCGCCTTATTTTGCAGGAGAAACTGACATGGAATTAATGATCGAAGACTTGATGGAGCAACTGGTTGAAATGGGTGGCTCCGACTTGCACCTCTCAGCAGGACTGCCTCCCTACTTCCGGGTCAGCGGGCACCTAAAACCCATTGGCGACGAACCCATGACCTCCGAAGAGTGCCAGCGCCTAATCTTCAGTATGCTCAACAACAACCAGCGCAAAGCCCTAGAGCAAAACTGGGAACTAGACTGCTCCTATGGAGTTAAAGGTCTCGCCCGCTTCCGAGTTAACGTTTACAAAGACCGAGGCACCTATGCCGCCTGTCTGCGGGCACTCAGTTCCAAAATTCCCAACTTCGACAAGTTAGGACTCCCCGATATTGTCCGAGAAATGTCTGAAAAACCGAGAGGGCTGATTCTAGTCACAGGGCCAACAGGTTCCGGCAAAACCACTACCCTCGCAGCAATGATTGACCTGATCAACCGCACCAGAGCCGAGCATATTCTAACGGTTGAAGACCCGATCGAGTTTGTCTACGAACCGATCAAGAGCCTGATTCACCAACGGCAACTGGGCGAAGATACCAAAAGTTTTGCGAACGCGCTCAAAGCTGCCCTTCGGGAAGATCCAGACATCATTCTGGTGGGTGAAATGCGAGACTTAGAAACTATCTCCCTGGCAATTTCTGCCGCAGAAACGGGACACCTAGTTTTTGGCACACTGCACACCAGTTCCGCATCGCAGACTGTAGACCGGATGATCGATGTATTTCCCTCCGAGCGGCAAACTCAGGTTAGGGTGCAGCTTTCCAACTCCCTGGTTGCTGTCTTCAGCCAAACACTCGTTCCTAAGAAAAATCCTAAACCTGGTGAGTTTGGTCGGGTCATGGCTCAAGAAATCATGATCATTACCCCCGCCATCTCTAACCTAATTCGAGAAGGAAAGACTTCGCAGATTTACTCAGCCATTCAAACTGGGGGTAAATTGGGCATGGTCACGCTTGAAAAAGTCCTGGCTGACCAATACAAGGCAGGCACTATCTCCTTTGAATCGGCAATGTCAAGGACTTCTAGACCTGATGAATTACAGCGTCTGATTGGCCCCCCGGTTGGGTCTAAGCCCGGAGTTGCAGCTAAGTAATCAATCTCTTCAGCGGTTTTAAGTCATGCCTACCTATGTTGTTACAGCCAGAGATACGAAAGGAAACCCTAGAAAAGAGAAAATTAGTGCAGAGTCACCGGGTGAAGCTCGGACTGCTCTGCGAGAAAGGGGCTTGTTTGTTCAAGAGCTTAAGGAAGATCAAGGGCTGGTAAAAAAACTAAGCTCTCTGGACTTTCAAGAGATCCAGAACTCAATGGTCAGTGTGACGGTTAAGGATAAAGCCGTTTTCTCCCGCCAGTTTGCAGTGTTAATTAACGCTGGTGTGGCAATGGTGAGAGGGTTAGGAATTTTGTCTGACCAGTGCCCTAATCCCAAGCTTAAAAAAGCCCTTCAGGGTATTAGTGCTGATGTGCAGCAGGGGGTTAACTTATCTGATTCTATGCGTAAGCATCCCCAGTGCTTTGACAATCTATACGTCAGCATGGTGGAAGCTGGAGAAGTGGGGGGGGTTCTAGATGAAGTGATGAATCGTCTAGCAAAATTGTTAGAAGATGTTGCCCGCCTGCAAAATCAAATTAAGTCGGCACTCACATATCCGGTTGCTGTGGGTTTCATTGCGGTCACCATCTTTTTAGGAATGTGTATTTTCTTATTGCCGATTTTCGCCAATATCTTTAAGGAGTTGGATGCAAAGTTGCCGCCTTTTACAGCGTTCATGATTGGGATTAGCGACTTTTTGAGAACGCCGCTTTACATGGCGATTCTAATTGCCGCGATCGTTTTTCTCGTCTTTGCTTACCAGCGCTACTACAGCACAGATATCGGGCGGGTCACAATGGATGGCTTCTTCCTCAAAATGCCTTTATTTGGTGACCTAATTCAGAAAACTGCTACGGCTCGTTTCTGTCGTA
Encoded proteins:
- a CDS encoding serine hydrolase; the encoded protein is MKITPVAALERLFTSPSPKAEWFADSFLSQVPLTQVEQIVTEFQTLLGAYKSVQPDNEGYLVQFDKGKLLAQVSLNEAGQITGLLLQPRSDAIAPTEAIKQLQALPGQTNLLIVEGDTELAAHNADQPLAVGSAFKLAVLAALREQIERGDRSWRDVVELRPEDKSLPSGILQTWFDGALLTVQTLATLMISQSDNTATDTLIHSLGREAISSSYPQGVAPFAARNRPFLTTREFFALKNPDNEALLKRYQTGNIQQKNQVLTELASAPLPDASVFEGQPILLDVEWFFSPRELCELMQKVADLPLMSVNPGGGLVNPAHWQRVSFKGGSEPGVINLTTSLVSLSGKTYCVSATWNNPDAVLDETSFLTLYSGILEGLRAQ
- a CDS encoding GspE/PulE family protein, encoding MTNSSSQRRALVVQHNFSPFNNKLIQSGYASKEQMQQALVDSRKTGRPLTDVLAMITGQQLPPDLLRQYKKQQLFELKILYGVESLDPEISQISSNQLTQLIDGLIPVDVCRRYRLIPLSRNDDEPPSVLVAMVNPDDLAAQDDLNRILRPQGLSLQRMVITAEDYQRLISQFLDERDEKQREIEFHAKVDVKSDLESLDYMDLEEPADDAESNLDAALADADAAPVIALANKILVKALQEGVSDIHIEPQEEYLRIRFRKDGVLREAFDPLPKKIIQAVTARFKIISNLDIAERRMPQDGRIRRIFDGRKVDFRVNTLPSRYGEKVVLRILDNSTTQLGLDKLITDMDTLHIVQEMVSRPFGLILVTGPTGSGKTTTLYSALAERNDPGVNISTAEDPIEYSLPGLTQVQVIREKGMDFASILRAFLRQDPDVILVGETRDKETAKTAIEAALTGHLVLTTLHTNDAASAVARLDEMGVESFMVSSSLIGVLAQRLVRKVCSECRVPYTPTAEELGRYGLSSSSDAGMMLYKANSLTPEATQQAIASNTLCTTCKGVGYKGRCGVYEVMRVTERVQALITQGAPTEHIKEAAVEEGMKTLLAYSLDLVRQGSTTLEEVDRVTFTDTGLQAELKAKRKSSLTCRCCTAELKQEWLECPYCTTSRFQD
- a CDS encoding type IV pilus twitching motility protein PilT, with translation MELMIEDLMEQLVEMGGSDLHLSAGLPPYFRVSGHLKPIGDEPMTSEECQRLIFSMLNNNQRKALEQNWELDCSYGVKGLARFRVNVYKDRGTYAACLRALSSKIPNFDKLGLPDIVREMSEKPRGLILVTGPTGSGKTTTLAAMIDLINRTRAEHILTVEDPIEFVYEPIKSLIHQRQLGEDTKSFANALKAALREDPDIILVGEMRDLETISLAISAAETGHLVFGTLHTSSASQTVDRMIDVFPSERQTQVRVQLSNSLVAVFSQTLVPKKNPKPGEFGRVMAQEIMIITPAISNLIREGKTSQIYSAIQTGGKLGMVTLEKVLADQYKAGTISFESAMSRTSRPDELQRLIGPPVGSKPGVAAK
- a CDS encoding type II secretion system F family protein translates to MPTYVVTARDTKGNPRKEKISAESPGEARTALRERGLFVQELKEDQGLVKKLSSLDFQEIQNSMVSVTVKDKAVFSRQFAVLINAGVAMVRGLGILSDQCPNPKLKKALQGISADVQQGVNLSDSMRKHPQCFDNLYVSMVEAGEVGGVLDEVMNRLAKLLEDVARLQNQIKSALTYPVAVGFIAVTIFLGMCIFLLPIFANIFKELDAKLPPFTAFMIGISDFLRTPLYMAILIAAIVFLVFAYQRYYSTDIGRVTMDGFFLKMPLFGDLIQKTATARFCRTFGALSRSGVPILTALEIVRDTAGNQVISNAVDEARKEVQTGGMISLALQREHVFPIMAIQMISIGEETGEIDTMLMKVADFYEDEVEQAVKGITSLIEPIMIVVLGGMVGSILVAMYLPIFGIMDAIKG